Proteins encoded within one genomic window of Corynebacterium aurimucosum:
- a CDS encoding class I SAM-dependent methyltransferase has protein sequence MYSHLASIDAAAWPGVATVPSSRLLRFKSDRSEAEFAQACSKAGVELDGEDPDLAVLHDALFSRIADSGWLGLAESYMAGEWTTPDSDRLVKVLVRLLGVGYRPKAKELAVETSSPGELPLDVVKLYAGDSLSHSGGIFASGVPTTVREAVRSYSARVGSKEPKEHFVDVTSVTEPTHTDREDLGDAQRRAAQWLLDATRTGAGTHLLVYSATGLQVAIQAVARRATVDVLTGDAEQQALFDEQLLLEGAADSVHVQDIETALPNPKQWRGRYDAIVSVEKLETLSSPERRRYVQMLDRSLVSGGRVAMGSLFATEAMTPAAQSAIQVLRAYIWPGLDYPTLEETHRLFDRRSNLRIIAQTHTGTHYLETLRYQRSFFDGRHREAAAAGFDQVFRRLWTFQFALREALLTLGMLDAVHVVATHRNRGGRR, from the coding sequence GTGTATTCCCACTTGGCTTCGATTGACGCTGCGGCGTGGCCGGGCGTGGCCACCGTCCCTTCTTCACGCCTGCTGCGTTTCAAAAGCGACCGGTCGGAGGCGGAATTTGCGCAGGCGTGTTCCAAAGCTGGGGTCGAGTTGGACGGCGAGGACCCAGATCTAGCCGTGCTTCACGACGCCCTCTTCTCCCGCATCGCCGATTCAGGCTGGCTGGGCTTGGCCGAGTCTTATATGGCAGGGGAGTGGACGACGCCCGATTCCGATCGTTTGGTCAAAGTTCTCGTGCGGCTCCTGGGGGTGGGCTACCGGCCGAAGGCGAAAGAGCTTGCGGTGGAGACTTCGAGCCCGGGCGAGCTGCCTCTTGATGTGGTGAAACTGTATGCGGGTGATTCCCTCAGCCATTCGGGCGGCATCTTTGCTAGCGGCGTTCCCACAACGGTGCGTGAAGCGGTGCGCAGCTATAGTGCGCGGGTGGGGAGCAAAGAACCCAAAGAGCACTTCGTCGATGTGACAAGCGTGACCGAGCCGACGCACACCGACCGTGAGGACTTGGGCGATGCGCAGCGCCGCGCTGCACAGTGGCTTCTCGACGCCACCCGCACCGGCGCCGGCACACATCTTCTGGTTTATTCGGCGACTGGTCTGCAGGTAGCAATTCAAGCCGTTGCCCGGCGCGCCACCGTTGACGTCCTTACAGGGGATGCTGAGCAGCAAGCGCTGTTCGACGAACAACTACTCCTTGAAGGAGCCGCTGATTCTGTCCATGTGCAGGACATCGAAACGGCGTTGCCCAATCCGAAGCAGTGGCGCGGGCGCTATGACGCGATAGTGAGCGTGGAGAAGCTAGAGACACTATCGTCTCCCGAGCGCCGGCGCTATGTGCAGATGCTGGATCGCTCGCTGGTCAGCGGTGGGCGAGTGGCCATGGGATCGCTCTTTGCTACCGAGGCGATGACTCCGGCCGCCCAGTCCGCGATTCAGGTTCTGCGAGCTTATATATGGCCTGGCCTGGATTACCCGACGCTGGAGGAGACCCACCGACTCTTCGATAGGCGCTCCAACCTGCGCATCATCGCTCAGACCCACACCGGAACCCACTACCTGGAAACGCTTCGTTACCAGCGCAGCTTCTTCGACGGGCGGCACCGCGAAGCTGCGGCAGCGGGCTTCGACCAGGTTTTCCGCCGCCTTTGGACGTTCCAGTTTGCTCTCCGCGAGGCGCTGCTCACCTTAGGGATGCTGGATGCGGTGCACGTGGTGGCGACCCACCGCAACCGCGGGGGTCGCCGTTAG
- a CDS encoding glycerophosphodiester phosphodiesterase has product MADRTGIIAHRGYNGWYSENTYRAFEEALKLDVAGVECDVNLTKDGEVVVIHDQTVDRTSDGTGSVGDMTLEELRALNFGTHEDHQRILLLDELVDLIESYPGKQLLIETKHPSPFGARLEESVAEVLRNRHLDADPRFSLISFNPEAIARFRSLLPSLRSFLLLEPDAGLPDSLEGASGFGPSIRQARLEADFFAGVDSQSYVWTVNLPKDMEWCRNNGVELMATDLPELALDVVRAAS; this is encoded by the coding sequence ATGGCAGACCGCACAGGTATTATCGCGCACCGAGGTTATAACGGGTGGTACTCGGAGAACACGTACCGTGCCTTCGAGGAGGCTCTCAAGCTTGATGTGGCCGGTGTGGAGTGTGACGTCAACCTGACCAAGGACGGGGAGGTTGTGGTTATCCACGACCAGACTGTGGATCGCACGTCGGATGGCACCGGCTCTGTCGGTGACATGACACTGGAGGAGCTGCGCGCACTCAACTTTGGTACCCACGAGGATCATCAACGCATCCTGCTTCTCGACGAACTTGTGGACCTCATCGAGTCATACCCCGGAAAGCAGCTGCTTATCGAGACGAAGCACCCGTCTCCTTTCGGGGCGCGACTCGAAGAGTCGGTGGCCGAAGTCCTGCGCAACCGACATCTCGATGCCGATCCACGGTTCAGCCTGATTTCCTTTAACCCTGAAGCAATTGCGCGCTTCCGAAGCCTATTGCCATCCCTGCGATCCTTTCTTCTCTTGGAACCGGATGCGGGACTACCAGATTCTCTCGAGGGCGCTTCGGGCTTCGGGCCTTCCATTCGCCAGGCGCGGTTGGAAGCTGATTTCTTTGCAGGCGTCGACAGTCAGTCCTACGTATGGACGGTGAATTTACCGAAGGACATGGAGTGGTGTCGTAACAACGGGGTAGAGCTCATGGCAACGGACTTGCCAGAGCTAGCACTCGACGTTGTGCGCGCAGCGAGTTAG
- a CDS encoding carbohydrate ABC transporter permease, which translates to MSEKRAIPASIKVGLPQAKGELPPVPGSQSLAAPVITEAQRNRKGEPADHGHPATKVVGYIALVLTVLMIVVPLYFIFITSFKSFQDVYSDPISFWPNLFKEENYSYVWQTSGFSSYLRNSIIITLILTVVEVVLGVLTAYAFAFIRFPGRNLLFLLIIASLMVPNQITIISNYSLVASWGWRDTYAGVIIPLAGVAFGAFLMRNHFQSLPPEILEAAHMDGAGFFTTLFRVVLPMSWPTLSAFVLITVVNEWNQYLWPFLITDTPAAATLPVGLTRLQDAEGVTNWAPVMAGTVLTTLPMIIIFLILQKPMIKGLTAGAVKG; encoded by the coding sequence ATGTCCGAAAAACGCGCAATTCCGGCTTCCATCAAGGTGGGGCTCCCGCAAGCGAAAGGTGAGCTTCCACCGGTTCCTGGTTCGCAGTCCCTCGCAGCCCCAGTCATCACCGAGGCCCAGCGCAACCGTAAAGGTGAGCCGGCTGATCACGGCCATCCAGCAACGAAGGTCGTCGGCTATATTGCCTTGGTTCTGACAGTGCTGATGATTGTGGTGCCGCTGTACTTCATCTTCATCACCAGCTTTAAGTCCTTCCAGGATGTGTACTCGGATCCGATTTCTTTCTGGCCTAATCTTTTCAAGGAAGAAAACTATTCCTATGTCTGGCAGACCTCTGGCTTCTCGAGTTATCTGAGAAATTCCATCATCATCACGCTGATTCTCACGGTGGTGGAGGTAGTCCTCGGAGTGCTGACTGCCTATGCCTTCGCTTTCATTCGCTTCCCCGGCCGGAATCTGTTGTTTTTGCTCATCATCGCCTCGTTGATGGTGCCCAACCAGATCACCATTATTTCGAACTACTCGTTGGTTGCGTCATGGGGTTGGAGAGACACCTACGCTGGAGTCATCATCCCGTTGGCGGGCGTGGCGTTCGGTGCCTTCCTCATGCGCAATCACTTCCAATCGTTGCCGCCGGAGATTCTCGAGGCCGCGCACATGGACGGGGCAGGATTCTTCACCACCTTGTTCCGAGTGGTCCTGCCCATGTCGTGGCCAACGCTGTCCGCGTTCGTCCTGATCACCGTGGTCAATGAGTGGAACCAATACCTGTGGCCCTTCCTGATTACGGATACACCGGCTGCAGCCACCCTTCCGGTGGGCCTGACCCGCTTGCAGGATGCGGAAGGCGTGACCAACTGGGCGCCGGTGATGGCCGGCACAGTGCTGACAACCCTGCCCATGATCATCATCTTCCTCATACTCCAGAAGCCGATGATTAAGGGCCTGACTGCTGGAGCAGTCAAGGGCTAG
- a CDS encoding NAD(P)/FAD-dependent oxidoreductase, with amino-acid sequence MAHTPYRPSNGRHHVVVIGAGFGGINAVKKLKDADVEITLIDKKNHHLFQPMLYQVATGVISAGEIAPSTRQILRHQDNVNFVNGEVTDVNIKDQTVTAELDGAVRTYGYDSLIVAAGAGQSYFGNDHFAEHAPGMKTLDDAFEIRSRIISAFEKAELEEDPAKREKLLTFVIVGAGPTGVELTGQIAELAQRTFAGEYSYFGSSSAKIYLLDGAPQVLPPFGKRLGRKAQRTLEKLGVDVRLNAMVTDVTADAVTYKNMKTEEEVSIEAATKIWSAGVAASPLGKLIADQAGVEADRAGRVSVNEDLTVGEYKNVYIVGDMISLNRLPGVAQVAIQGGNHVGKLIEAKIDEESTANEAEPFEYFDKGSMAVISRFNAVVKLGKTEFAGFPAWISWLGLHIFYIVGFRSRTLVALHWLLNAFSRDRGNLEITQQQRVARNVIDRDLH; translated from the coding sequence ATGGCGCACACCCCCTACCGTCCTAGTAACGGCCGCCACCACGTCGTTGTTATCGGTGCCGGCTTCGGCGGCATCAACGCCGTTAAGAAGCTCAAGGACGCGGATGTTGAGATCACCCTGATCGACAAGAAGAACCACCACCTCTTCCAGCCGATGCTTTACCAGGTCGCCACCGGCGTCATCTCCGCCGGTGAGATCGCCCCGTCCACGCGTCAGATCCTGCGCCACCAGGACAACGTCAACTTCGTCAACGGTGAGGTTACCGACGTCAACATCAAGGATCAGACCGTCACCGCAGAACTTGACGGCGCGGTTCGCACCTACGGCTACGACTCCCTCATCGTCGCCGCCGGCGCTGGTCAATCCTACTTCGGCAACGACCACTTTGCCGAGCACGCACCGGGCATGAAGACGCTTGACGACGCCTTCGAGATCCGCTCCCGCATCATCTCCGCCTTCGAGAAGGCTGAGTTGGAAGAAGATCCTGCCAAGCGTGAGAAGCTGCTGACCTTCGTCATCGTCGGAGCTGGCCCGACTGGTGTTGAGCTCACCGGCCAGATTGCTGAGCTGGCACAGCGTACGTTTGCTGGCGAATACTCCTACTTCGGTTCTTCCTCCGCCAAGATTTACCTGCTGGATGGTGCCCCGCAGGTTCTTCCGCCCTTTGGCAAGCGCCTCGGCCGCAAGGCTCAGCGCACCTTGGAGAAGCTGGGCGTTGACGTGCGCCTCAACGCCATGGTCACCGACGTCACCGCTGACGCCGTCACCTACAAGAACATGAAGACTGAGGAAGAGGTCAGCATCGAGGCCGCGACCAAGATCTGGTCCGCAGGTGTCGCTGCTTCCCCGTTGGGCAAGCTTATCGCTGACCAGGCAGGTGTGGAGGCGGACCGTGCCGGCCGTGTCTCTGTCAACGAGGACCTCACGGTTGGTGAGTACAAGAACGTCTACATCGTCGGCGACATGATTTCCCTCAACCGCCTTCCGGGTGTGGCCCAGGTGGCCATCCAAGGTGGCAACCACGTGGGCAAGCTCATCGAGGCCAAGATTGATGAAGAGTCCACCGCTAACGAGGCCGAGCCGTTTGAGTACTTCGACAAGGGCTCCATGGCCGTCATTTCCCGCTTCAACGCAGTGGTCAAGCTGGGCAAGACTGAGTTCGCTGGTTTCCCGGCTTGGATTTCCTGGCTTGGTCTGCACATCTTCTACATCGTTGGCTTCCGCAGCCGCACCCTCGTTGCGCTGCACTGGCTGCTCAACGCCTTCTCGCGCGACCGCGGCAATCTGGAGATCACCCAGCAGCAGCGCGTTGCTCGCAACGTGATTGACCGCGACCTCCACTAG
- a CDS encoding carbohydrate ABC transporter permease: MAKTIPASGRTATIPPVTEKPIVSEEYARHPRKRKLDWRQIGLAALLIGPNLLLLILFTYRPLVDNIRISFFNWNISSPTMTFVGLQNYIDWFQAPDTGRVVFNTVVFTFFAVVGSMVLGLALALLLDQKLFGRAAVRSIVFAPYVIAGAAIGVAFQFVFDPNYGLIQYFLGLIGVDVPNFYQQQNWALFMITVTYVWKNVGYVFVIYLAALQGRRRDLDEASEIDGTPAARHFFRVVLPQLRGTTFFLLITVLLNSFQVFDIINAMTGGGPFGYGTSTMVFQVYQETFINNRAGYGAAVATIMFLVVLVITVLQIKLQERMDK, encoded by the coding sequence ATGGCAAAAACCATCCCCGCGAGCGGGCGAACGGCTACGATCCCTCCTGTTACCGAGAAGCCGATCGTCTCCGAGGAGTACGCGCGCCACCCACGCAAGCGAAAGCTCGACTGGCGCCAGATCGGCCTAGCGGCATTGCTGATTGGCCCGAACCTTCTCCTTCTCATTCTTTTCACCTATCGACCACTGGTCGATAACATCCGCATCTCTTTCTTTAACTGGAATATTTCATCGCCGACGATGACTTTCGTCGGCCTGCAGAACTACATCGACTGGTTCCAAGCGCCAGATACGGGACGCGTGGTGTTCAACACTGTCGTCTTCACCTTCTTCGCGGTGGTCGGTTCGATGGTGCTGGGGCTAGCGCTGGCATTGCTTCTGGACCAGAAACTGTTTGGCCGCGCGGCGGTGCGCTCAATTGTTTTCGCGCCCTATGTCATCGCGGGCGCGGCGATTGGCGTTGCCTTTCAGTTCGTCTTCGATCCCAACTACGGTCTTATCCAATACTTCCTGGGCTTAATCGGGGTCGATGTGCCGAACTTCTACCAGCAGCAGAACTGGGCATTGTTCATGATTACGGTGACCTACGTGTGGAAGAACGTCGGCTACGTTTTCGTCATCTATCTTGCTGCCCTGCAGGGGCGCCGGCGCGACCTCGATGAGGCCTCTGAGATTGACGGCACTCCGGCCGCGCGCCATTTCTTCCGTGTGGTCCTGCCGCAGCTTCGCGGCACCACGTTTTTCTTGTTAATCACCGTGCTGCTCAATTCCTTCCAAGTCTTCGACATTATCAACGCGATGACCGGCGGTGGACCGTTTGGTTATGGAACCTCCACGATGGTTTTCCAGGTGTACCAAGAGACGTTCATCAACAACCGTGCCGGCTATGGCGCTGCCGTGGCCACCATCATGTTCCTCGTCGTGCTTGTCATTACGGTGCTGCAGATCAAGTTGCAGGAAAGGATGGATAAGTAA